The proteins below are encoded in one region of Rhizobacter sp.:
- the lpdA gene encoding dihydrolipoyl dehydrogenase encodes MATLEIKVPDIGDFKDVAIIEVLVKPGDTVTKDQSLVTVESDKASMEIPSSHAGVVKEMKVKLGDKISEGSLLLTLDASDAVRAEPSTVRAEPVEAPKQVASPSTSSGRTEPAPAAATHTGGSDLECDVLVLGAGPGGYSAAFRAADLGLKTVLVERFPTLGGVCLNVGCIPSKALLHVAAVMDEVKHFESLGVSFGKPSVDLAKLKAHKDKVVGKLTGGLNAMAKMRKVTVVQGTGEFLDPYHLGVTKADGGKQIVKFKNAIIAAGSEAVKLPFLPKDDPRVVTSTGALELRQAPKRMLVIGGGIIGLEMGTVYSSTVGARLDVVEMLDGLMQGADRDMVKVWQKLNAPRFDNIMLKTKTVGAEATKDGILVKFEGENAPKEPQLYDLVLQAVGRVPNGKRIGADKAGVAVNERGFIPVDIQMRTNVPHIFAIGDIVGQPMLAHKAVHEGHVAAEVASGDTHAAFDARVIPSVAYTDPEVAWVGLTEDDAKARGIKLKKGLFPWTASGRAIANTRDEGFTKLLFDEETGRIVGGAIVGTHAGDMIGEVALAIEMGADAIDIGKTIHPHPTLGESLGMAAEAAEGHCTDLPPVKR; translated from the coding sequence ATGGCGACCCTCGAGATCAAGGTGCCCGACATTGGCGACTTCAAGGACGTCGCCATCATCGAGGTGCTGGTCAAACCCGGCGACACGGTGACGAAAGACCAGTCGCTGGTGACGGTGGAAAGCGACAAGGCGTCGATGGAGATCCCGTCGTCGCATGCGGGTGTCGTGAAGGAGATGAAGGTCAAGCTGGGCGACAAGATCAGCGAAGGGTCGCTGCTGTTGACGCTGGACGCGTCCGATGCCGTTCGGGCTGAGCCCTCCACCGTTCGGGCTGAGCCTGTCGAAGCCCCCAAGCAGGTCGCCAGCCCTTCGACAAGCTCAGGGCGAACGGAGCCGGCTCCTGCGGCCGCCACCCACACCGGCGGCTCCGACCTCGAATGCGACGTGCTCGTGCTCGGCGCCGGCCCGGGGGGCTACAGCGCCGCCTTCCGCGCCGCCGACCTCGGGTTGAAGACCGTGCTCGTCGAGCGTTTCCCGACGCTCGGCGGCGTCTGCCTCAACGTCGGCTGCATCCCCTCGAAGGCCCTGCTGCACGTGGCTGCGGTGATGGATGAGGTGAAGCACTTCGAATCCCTGGGCGTGAGCTTCGGCAAGCCGAGCGTCGACCTCGCCAAGCTCAAGGCGCACAAGGACAAGGTGGTGGGCAAGCTCACCGGCGGCCTCAACGCGATGGCCAAGATGCGCAAGGTCACGGTGGTCCAGGGTACGGGCGAGTTCCTTGACCCCTACCACCTCGGCGTGACCAAGGCCGATGGCGGCAAGCAGATCGTCAAGTTCAAGAACGCGATCATCGCGGCCGGCTCCGAAGCGGTGAAGCTGCCCTTCCTGCCGAAGGACGACCCGCGTGTCGTCACCTCCACCGGCGCGCTCGAATTGCGCCAGGCCCCGAAGCGCATGCTCGTGATCGGCGGCGGCATCATCGGCCTGGAGATGGGCACGGTGTACAGCAGCACCGTGGGGGCGCGCCTCGATGTGGTGGAAATGCTCGACGGCCTGATGCAGGGCGCCGACCGCGACATGGTGAAGGTGTGGCAGAAGCTCAACGCGCCGCGCTTCGACAACATCATGCTCAAGACCAAGACGGTCGGGGCCGAAGCCACGAAGGACGGCATCCTCGTCAAGTTCGAGGGTGAAAACGCGCCGAAGGAACCGCAGCTCTATGACCTGGTGTTGCAAGCGGTGGGCCGTGTGCCCAACGGCAAGCGCATCGGTGCCGACAAGGCGGGCGTGGCGGTCAACGAGCGTGGCTTCATCCCGGTCGACATCCAGATGCGCACCAACGTGCCCCACATCTTCGCCATCGGCGACATCGTGGGCCAGCCCATGCTCGCGCACAAGGCGGTGCACGAGGGGCACGTCGCGGCCGAGGTCGCATCAGGCGATACGCATGCGGCGTTCGACGCCCGCGTGATCCCGAGCGTGGCCTACACCGACCCCGAAGTGGCCTGGGTGGGTCTCACCGAAGACGATGCCAAGGCGCGAGGCATCAAGCTCAAGAAGGGCTTGTTCCCGTGGACGGCTTCCGGCCGTGCGATTGCGAACACACGCGACGAAGGCTTCACCAAGCTGCTCTTCGACGAGGAGACCGGCCGCATCGTCGGCGGTGCGATCGTCGGCACGCATGCGGGCGACATGATCGGCGAGGTGGCCCTGGCCATCGAGATGGGGGCCGACGCCATCGACATCGGCAAGACCATCCATCCGCACCCGACGCTGGGCGAAAGCCTGGGCATGGCAGCAGAAGCCGCTGAGGGGCACTGCACGGACTTGCCACCCGTGAAGCGCTGA
- a CDS encoding TolC family outer membrane protein, with protein sequence MHFKTRALTLALTLAFAASASAQSNEALKAAAQQAINTNPDVTARFNAYRAAADAVDGARGGYFPRLDLSASAGRDRDRIDSRTPQSQSISRSGASLTLSQLLWDGLATQNEVGRLGHEKLARYFELLDATEQTALEAARAYYDVLRYRRLVQLAEDSYVQHKSAFNQIQSRFKAGVGRGVDLEQAGARLALAESNLATELSNLHDVSARYQRVVGVAPPKAMPLPVPLKDGVPASANEASVEAARRSPAVSASIETLRATKELLNARESAYQPKLEARLRSGTGKNFDGVRDQRSDSSAEIVLNWNLFNGGSDRARVRQQANLVNQAADQRDKACRDARQVLAIAYNDTKKLADQLIYLDRNTLAIEKARDAYRQQFDIGQRSLLDLLNSENELYTARRSYANAEFDLGIAYARVQAALNRLNTQLGLRSDREAPEGSENWSAGDEGPGRCPLEAIEIQPLNLDELNRRAASLTPGTVLPSTTVGSVATPSVRTESAAPLKASANTLPSEPTAASVNGPTALSVRRLNEWAAAWEAKDVDRYLAFYAPDFRSELGDAESWKNQRRRLVTRKGEINIKLEEVLARELAPDRVETQFKQSYRSEGFKDVMQKSLIWQQIGGQWLIVKESNR encoded by the coding sequence ATGCACTTCAAGACCCGAGCCTTGACTCTTGCCCTCACCCTGGCGTTTGCCGCCAGTGCCAGCGCACAGAGCAATGAGGCCCTGAAGGCCGCGGCGCAGCAAGCGATCAACACCAACCCCGACGTCACCGCGCGCTTCAACGCCTACCGCGCGGCCGCCGATGCGGTCGACGGGGCGCGTGGCGGTTACTTCCCGCGCCTCGACCTGAGTGCCTCTGCCGGCCGCGACCGCGACCGCATCGATTCGCGCACGCCGCAAAGCCAATCCATCAGCCGCAGCGGCGCCTCGCTCACCTTGAGCCAGCTGCTGTGGGACGGCCTCGCCACGCAAAACGAAGTGGGCCGCCTCGGCCACGAAAAGCTCGCACGCTACTTCGAGCTGCTCGACGCCACCGAACAGACCGCGCTCGAAGCCGCGCGTGCCTACTACGACGTGCTGCGCTACCGCCGCCTCGTGCAGCTGGCCGAAGACAGCTACGTGCAGCACAAGAGCGCGTTCAACCAGATCCAGTCGCGCTTCAAGGCCGGCGTGGGCCGTGGCGTCGACCTCGAACAGGCGGGTGCCCGTCTGGCGCTGGCCGAGTCGAACCTCGCCACGGAGCTTTCGAACCTCCACGACGTGTCGGCGCGCTACCAGCGTGTGGTGGGCGTGGCGCCGCCCAAGGCGATGCCGCTGCCGGTGCCGCTCAAAGATGGCGTGCCCGCCTCGGCCAACGAGGCCTCGGTCGAAGCCGCGCGCCGCAGCCCGGCCGTGAGCGCCTCGATCGAGACGCTGCGCGCCACCAAAGAGCTGCTGAACGCGCGCGAGTCGGCCTACCAGCCCAAGCTCGAAGCGCGCTTGCGCTCGGGCACCGGCAAGAATTTCGACGGCGTGCGCGACCAGCGCAGCGACAGCTCGGCCGAGATCGTGCTGAACTGGAACCTCTTCAACGGTGGCAGCGACCGCGCCCGCGTGCGCCAGCAGGCCAACCTCGTGAACCAGGCCGCCGACCAGCGCGACAAGGCCTGCCGCGATGCGCGCCAGGTGCTCGCCATCGCCTACAACGACACGAAGAAGCTCGCCGACCAGCTGATCTACCTCGACCGCAACACGCTCGCGATCGAGAAGGCACGCGACGCCTACCGCCAGCAGTTCGACATCGGCCAGCGCAGCCTGCTCGACCTCTTGAACTCGGAGAACGAGCTCTACACCGCACGCCGCTCGTATGCCAACGCCGAGTTCGATCTCGGCATCGCCTACGCCCGCGTGCAGGCCGCGCTCAACCGCCTGAATACCCAGCTCGGCCTGCGCAGCGACCGCGAAGCCCCGGAAGGCAGCGAGAACTGGTCGGCCGGCGACGAAGGCCCCGGCCGCTGCCCGCTCGAGGCCATCGAGATCCAGCCGCTCAACCTCGACGAGCTCAACCGTCGCGCCGCTTCGTTGACACCCGGCACCGTGCTGCCGTCCACGACCGTGGGCAGCGTGGCGACGCCGTCCGTGCGCACCGAGTCGGCGGCACCTCTGAAGGCGTCTGCGAACACGCTCCCCTCGGAGCCCACCGCGGCGTCGGTCAACGGCCCCACCGCCTTGTCAGTGCGCCGCCTCAACGAATGGGCGGCCGCGTGGGAAGCGAAAGACGTCGACCGCTACCTCGCGTTCTATGCGCCCGACTTCCGCTCCGAACTCGGCGATGCCGAGAGCTGGAAGAACCAGCGGCGCCGCCTCGTCACGAGGAAGGGCGAGATCAACATCAAGCTCGAGGAAGTGCTGGCCCGCGAACTCGCACCCGACCGCGTCGAGACGCAGTTCAAGCAGAGCTACCGCTCCGAAGGCTTCAAGGACGTGATGCAGAAGTCCCTGATCTGGCAGCAAATCGGTGGGCAGTGGTTGATCGTCAAAGAGTCCAACCGCTGA
- a CDS encoding transglutaminase-like cysteine peptidase, with amino-acid sequence MMAAATRISPRAVAGVKALQPLLMQSVGQDEAAQLQAINQFFNRRIQFRDDTEAWGQADYWASPLESLDRGQGDCEDYAIAKYFSLLAVGMPVAKLRLVYVRAQIGGPNGVVQAHMVLAYYASPGAEPMILDNLITDVRPASRRPDLVPVFSFNSEGLWQGVGPQAAGDPAARLSRWREVLVKARAEGFQ; translated from the coding sequence ATGATGGCCGCGGCCACGCGCATCTCGCCACGTGCGGTGGCCGGGGTGAAGGCGCTGCAGCCGCTGCTGATGCAGTCGGTCGGGCAGGACGAGGCGGCGCAGCTGCAGGCCATCAACCAGTTCTTCAACCGGCGCATCCAGTTCCGCGACGACACCGAGGCCTGGGGCCAGGCCGACTATTGGGCCAGCCCCTTGGAGAGCCTGGACCGCGGCCAGGGCGACTGCGAGGACTACGCCATCGCCAAGTACTTCAGCCTGCTGGCCGTGGGCATGCCGGTTGCCAAGTTGCGGCTCGTCTACGTGCGCGCCCAGATCGGCGGGCCCAATGGCGTGGTGCAGGCCCACATGGTGCTGGCCTACTATGCGTCACCCGGTGCCGAGCCGATGATCCTGGACAACCTCATCACCGACGTGCGGCCCGCTTCGCGACGGCCCGACCTGGTGCCGGTGTTCAGCTTCAACAGCGAGGGGCTGTGGCAAGGTGTGGGGCCGCAGGCGGCGGGCGACCCGGCGGCGCGGCTGTCGCGCTGGCGCGAGGTTCTTGTGAAGGCGAGGGCGGAAGGGTTCCAATGA
- a CDS encoding EAL domain-containing protein — translation MSLIRQIWLLMLSTVLLAYAGSVTVSVESARHYLQTQLRLKNADNATSLALALSQQKGDRELMGLLMSAQFDTGFYRRIKFVAADGSVPFVREAQATGQVAPAWFVKLVPIDSDPGVAQVSDGWRALGKVEVVSHSFFAHDELWAGTLRTAAALAVVGLLAGAIGAVLMRRIRKPLDSTVEQAHALVAGEFRIVPEPRAPELQRLTRAMNTMVSRLRVTFQAQADQLDTLHKQANLDRLTGLSNRAHFLGQLTGALQREDGTAEGGLVLLRVIDLAGINRSLGHAGADRVITTISQALKPYAERAKGCFLGRLNGSDFALCLPVPGVARETAQALSDALSVLLTSLGGGAGICLGAIELHRGMTPAQVMSAADAALARAEARGRFAVELSNEPEHSVAMLGEAAWRQRIRDALVQGRVHLVNFPVVNPRGELLHLECPLRLQLEDQGEFEPAARWLPLAMRSRLTVDVDERALALALAESGADGLARCVNLSPASLADSSFSSRLRALLWDSPRVARLIWLEVSESAAVEHFDLLQELSRQLRPTGVRLGLEHAGERLGLIPRLFEAGLDYVKLDASMITGVGSDDHRATFVRGTVTLLHGLSLQVYAEGVADATDAKALWECGIDGATGPYISQQATPGSN, via the coding sequence ATGTCCCTGATCCGGCAGATCTGGCTGTTGATGCTGTCCACCGTGCTGCTGGCCTATGCCGGCAGCGTGACGGTCTCCGTCGAGTCGGCTCGGCACTACCTGCAGACACAGCTCAGGCTCAAGAACGCCGACAACGCCACCTCGCTCGCGCTGGCCCTGTCGCAGCAGAAGGGCGACCGCGAGCTGATGGGCCTCTTGATGTCGGCCCAGTTCGACACCGGCTTCTACCGCCGCATCAAGTTCGTCGCCGCCGACGGCAGCGTGCCCTTCGTGCGCGAAGCGCAGGCCACGGGCCAGGTGGCGCCGGCGTGGTTCGTGAAACTCGTGCCCATCGATTCCGACCCGGGCGTGGCCCAGGTGTCGGACGGCTGGCGTGCGCTCGGCAAGGTCGAGGTGGTGAGCCATTCCTTTTTTGCGCACGACGAACTGTGGGCCGGCACGCTGCGCACCGCCGCGGCGCTCGCGGTCGTGGGCCTGCTGGCCGGCGCGATCGGCGCGGTGCTGATGCGGCGCATCCGCAAGCCGCTCGACTCGACGGTGGAGCAGGCGCATGCGCTGGTGGCGGGCGAGTTCCGCATCGTGCCCGAGCCACGCGCACCGGAGCTGCAGCGCCTCACGCGCGCGATGAACACGATGGTGAGCCGCCTGCGCGTCACCTTCCAGGCGCAGGCCGACCAGCTCGACACGCTGCACAAGCAGGCCAACCTCGACCGGCTCACCGGCCTTTCGAACCGCGCCCACTTCCTCGGCCAGCTCACTGGCGCGCTGCAGCGCGAAGACGGCACGGCCGAAGGCGGCCTCGTGCTGCTGCGCGTGATCGACCTCGCCGGCATCAACCGCAGCCTCGGCCATGCGGGTGCCGACCGTGTGATCACCACCATCTCGCAGGCGCTCAAGCCCTATGCCGAGCGTGCCAAGGGCTGCTTCCTCGGCCGCCTGAACGGCTCGGACTTCGCGCTGTGCCTGCCGGTGCCCGGCGTGGCCCGCGAGACGGCGCAGGCCTTGTCGGACGCACTCTCGGTGCTGCTCACGAGCCTGGGCGGTGGCGCGGGCATCTGCCTGGGCGCCATCGAGCTGCACCGCGGCATGACGCCGGCGCAGGTGATGAGCGCGGCCGATGCTGCACTCGCACGCGCCGAAGCGCGCGGGCGTTTTGCCGTCGAGCTCAGCAACGAGCCCGAGCACAGCGTGGCGATGCTCGGTGAGGCCGCCTGGCGCCAGCGCATCCGCGATGCGCTGGTGCAGGGCCGCGTGCACCTCGTCAACTTCCCGGTGGTCAACCCGCGCGGCGAGCTGCTGCACCTCGAATGCCCGCTGCGCCTGCAGCTGGAAGATCAGGGCGAGTTCGAGCCTGCCGCCCGCTGGCTGCCGCTGGCGATGCGCAGCCGCCTCACCGTCGACGTGGACGAGCGCGCGCTTGCGCTTGCGCTTGCCGAATCGGGCGCCGACGGGCTGGCGCGCTGCGTGAACCTGTCGCCGGCGTCGCTGGCCGACAGCAGCTTCTCCTCACGCCTGCGCGCGCTCCTGTGGGATTCGCCGCGCGTGGCGCGCCTCATCTGGCTCGAAGTCTCGGAGTCGGCCGCGGTCGAGCATTTCGACCTGCTGCAGGAGCTGAGCCGCCAGCTGCGCCCGACCGGCGTGCGCCTCGGCCTTGAACACGCGGGCGAGCGCCTCGGCCTGATCCCCCGCCTCTTCGAAGCGGGGCTCGACTACGTGAAGCTCGACGCCTCGATGATCACCGGCGTGGGCAGTGACGACCACCGTGCCACCTTCGTGCGTGGCACCGTCACGCTGCTGCACGGCCTGTCCTTGCAGGTCTACGCCGAGGGCGTGGCCGATGCGACCGACGCGAAGGCGCTGTGGGAATGTGGCATCGACGGCGCGACCGGGCCGTACATCTCCCAGCAAGCCACGCCCGGCAGCAACTGA